ATTGAGAATGGAAATCTCGCCGATGCCGAATATACGGAAACGGTATCGATTGATGGCGAATCATTTACTTTTTCTTTGAAACGTTTATGAAATATGGCGTACAAGATTGGGAAGAAGTTTCTCGTGAAGAGGTATTTAAGAAATTTGGTCGTGGAATAGAAAAGAGAGTATATCGGTTGCCTCAGGGAAATGAAGCAGAGTTTTATCTCAAAACGGGTCACTCAAGTATTTGTTGTTTGGCACTAACAAAAGAGAATCAAGTTATTCTTGCTAAACAGTTCCGACCAGGACCGAGTAAAATTCTTCTCGAAATACCTGGAGGAGGAATGAACGATCATGAATCAAAAGAAGATGCAATCGCACGAGAATTGCTCGAAGAGACAGGGTATAAAGGAAACATTCAGTTTGTTGTTGAAGTTCTTCCTGATGCGTATTCTACTTATACGAAAAATTTCTTCGTTGCGACGGAATGTGAAAAAATTACTGAATCAAAACTTGAGGACAACGGAGAAGAGGTCGAAGTAGTTTTGATGAATCTGACAGACTTTCGCACCCATATTCGTACAGGGAAAATGACAGATGTTGAAGGAGCTTATCTTTGTCTGGATTATCTACAACTTCTATAAAAGTATCATGTATGTCTGCTGAATTTCCTACAACAGTACCCACAGGAATATCATCGAAACTCCCACAGGATGATGGAAAAAAAGTAGTATCTGGAGAACTCTCACTCGAGGAGCGATCTCTTCTTCAGGCAGAAATAGAACTTTTGGAAGGCAAGACAGCGTTCGCATGGGGACGGGAGAATGAAACGGCCAAAACACAATCCCTTATCAATGTAAAAGATGCCGTGTCGAGAAATCCACGAACTATTTCCCAAGGATTGTCCTGCGAAGAAACTCTCCTCTCGACACTCCATCTCATCGAAACAGTATGGCATCTCGGACGAAAAGAAAAAAAGAACGAAATTTCTTCTTTTCACGACCGAGCACAGACAGAAGATGAGGATCTGGCTCTTGATATCGAATCGAGAGTGATGGAGAGCGAAATGATTCTCAAGAAAATAATGGACGGAACAGACGAAGAGGCAAAGATGTCAGTACTCGATATGATGAGTGGACTACTCAATTCTTCTCTTGAATTGCATCGATCGTATGGCGAATCATTCCTTATGGAATATCTCTCTGTTCTGGCAAAAAACTTTTTGGATACATTGAGGATATCACGAGGGGATGAAGCGGTGCACGTATGGCAAGAAATGTTTCTTCGTGTGGAAAATCCAAAATACCTTCGTCAGATAGGAGGAATTTTCAAAGCTGTGTGGGAGAAGAGGAGAGAGGAAGAAGAACAGGAGAAGAAAGTACAAGAAGAGAAAGGAGAAGAGATTGGAACAGGAAGAGATTGGAGTGATTTGTATAATAATTTTTGGAGGAAAATATTTTCCGTTCATCACAATGCTTTCGAACGAAACAAAGATTTTGCACTCAAAACAGCTATCGATATGACGAGTCTCGATGGCTCAAAAATGATGAGACAGTGGATGCGTGTCGGAGATGATCAACAAGAAGAAATTACCGGGCCGAGTCATCAGTATGCATATACACAAAATCTCCAGGTGTTGTACGAGTTGAAACAAGTTTCTTCAGATGCGCCTTCAGTGCTTTTTGATCAATTTGGTATTACGCACTTTGGACGATATACGAGAGAAATGCTCGTGAAACAATATGAAGAAAGAGAAATTCAGAAGCCTTATGGAATTATTCTGTTTCCGATTGCTGACCATAATGGTGCATTTTTTCACAGCGTGATGCTTCTTGATCAGATACAGCGAGACCTCGAGACTCATGGATACAGCGTACGTATTGTAGAAGCTGATTCCAAGGAATCAGTTGCTAGACGTCTCATCACACTCGATCGAACCTATGGACAAGGGGAAACAGGACATAAAATAGATTTTGCATTTATCGGTGGACATGGATCGAAAAATACGGTTTCATTTGGTGAAGGAGAACACGCGCGAGAACAATTTACCACAGCGGAGATCGAAGGATCGGGAATAGGACGTGGCGTCAAACAATTTTTTGCACCAGAAGCAAAAACGATGCTTTTTTCTTGCAGTACTGGTGCTGAGGGAGGAATTGCCGAAGAAATGTTCGAGCGACTAGGATTGTCAGTACAAGGACCCAAGGACAATGCTCATGTTGCTCGCGTTGTTGTTTCAGTGACTGATCAGAATAAACCTTTGTTTCAGATAGAATATGAAGATATGAATGGAAACAATATACCAACGATGAATTATCGAAAGAATCAGTTTATGGAAGAATCCTATGGAGATTCGTTATAACGCTATTATTCTCCGAAAGAAGGAGATTGGGGAAACCGATCGTCTGTATACAATGTATACACGTACGGCAGGGAAGATCCAGCTCGTCGCCAAAGGAGTACGAAAATCTGAGGCCAAACTCGCAGGACAACTCGAGACACTGATGTATG
This DNA window, taken from Candidatus Moraniibacteriota bacterium, encodes the following:
- a CDS encoding NUDIX hydrolase; translation: MKYGVQDWEEVSREEVFKKFGRGIEKRVYRLPQGNEAEFYLKTGHSSICCLALTKENQVILAKQFRPGPSKILLEIPGGGMNDHESKEDAIARELLEETGYKGNIQFVVEVLPDAYSTYTKNFFVATECEKITESKLEDNGEEVEVVLMNLTDFRTHIRTGKMTDVEGAYLCLDYLQLL